Proteins encoded within one genomic window of Theobroma cacao cultivar B97-61/B2 chromosome 7, Criollo_cocoa_genome_V2, whole genome shotgun sequence:
- the LOC18593762 gene encoding G-type lectin S-receptor-like serine/threonine-protein kinase At4g27290 codes for MKGFATLFCLSFFSISTAVDTLNVTQSIRDGETIVSVAGIYEIGFFSPGASRKRYLGIWYKKMSVQNVVWVANREVPLNDSSGVLKVTNQGILVLLNHDGGIVWSSNASKPVRSPVAQLLNSGNLIVKEKNDTNPENFLWQSFDYPCDTLLPGMKLGRNFKSGLDSYLSSWKSLDDPSRGNFTYRYEVGGFPELKLREGSIVRFRSGPWNGMRFSGTTGLKLNPIFTFGVVFNKREVYYSYKDRKESIPSRMVLTQNGLWQRLNWIDRKQSWDVYTTVQKDDCDNYAQCGANGSCNINDSPECSCLKGFVPKFPNQWNIKQWSDGCVRKTPLNCSTDGFIKYSGVKLPDSGKSWFNYSINLDGCKNLCKKDCSCTAYANLDIRGGWSGCLLWFVDLIDIRNFTENGQEIYIRMAASELGQTQSTKSNGKKRMRIAVMSVISAAVLIFGLALVMYCWRKTYRIMPGLLNFLHVISSNVKNLKEDLELPSFDLSTIACATDNFSPEKKLGEGGFGSVYKGVFKNGQEFAVKRLSKSSRQGLDEFKNEVIHTAKLKHRNLVTLLGCCIEADEKLLIYEFMPNKSLDFFIFDQCQSMSLDWPTRYHIINGIARGLLYLHQDSRQRIIHRDMKAGNVLLDNEMNPKISDFGLARGFGEKEARASTKKVIGTYGYMAPEYAINGVYSTKSDVFSFGVLVLEILSGKRNRGFCHPDHQHNLLGHAWRLFVEGKALELIASPIRETSNPCEVLRSIHVGLLCVQRSAQDRPNMSKVVLMLGTQGPLPQPTQPGFFTERDLVEPSSSSGHRKLVLSNDFTITEVEAR; via the exons ATTAGAGATGGAGAGACGATAGTTTCAGTAGCTGGAATATACGAAATAGGATTCTTTAGCCCCGGTGCTAGCAGGAAAAGATACTTGGGAATATGGTACAAGAAAATGTCTGTCCAGAATGTTGTATGGGTGGCCAACAGAGAAGTGCCCCTCAATGATTCATCAGGTGTGCTAAAAGTTACCAACCAGGGGATTCTAGTCCTTCTAAATCATGATGGTGGCATCGTTTGGTCTTCCAACGCATCCAAACCTGTTCGTAGTCCAGTAGCACAGCTCTTGAATTCAGGAAACCTCATtgtgaaagagaagaatgaCACTAATCCTGAAAACTTCTTGTGGCAGAGCTTTGATTATCCTTGTGATACACTTCTACCAGGCATGAAGCTAGGAAGGAACTTCAAATCAGGTCTGGATAGTTACCTGTCATCCTGGAAGAGTCTTGATGATCCTTCTCGTGGTAATTTCACATACCGGTATGAGGTTGGTGGATTTCCAGAGCTGAAACTGAGAGAGGGATCAATCGTCCGTTTTCGCAGTGGCCCTTGGAATGGAATGCGGTTTAGTGGCACAACTGGACTAAAACTAAACCCTATATTTACTTTCGGAGTTGTGTTCAACAAGAGGGAGGTATATTACAGTTACAAGGATCGTAAGGAGTCAATTCCTTCGAGGATGGTGTTAACTCAGAATGGACTTTGGCAGCGCCTCAATTGGATTGATAGAAAACAAAGTTGGGATGTTTATACAACAGTACAAAAGGATGACTGCGACAATTATGcacagtgtggtgcaaatggTAGCTGCAACATAAATGACTCCCCTGAATGCAGTTGCTTGAAAGGATTTGTGCCGaaatttccaaatcaatggaaCATTAAACAATGGTCAGATGGGTGTGTCCGAAAGACACCATTAAACTGCTCTACTGATGGCTTTATAAAGTACTCTGGGGTCAAGTTGCCAGATTCAGGAAAATCCTGGTTTAACTACAGTATAAACCTTGATGGGTGCAAGAATCTCTGTAAAAAAGACTGCTCCTGTACTGCTTATGCAAATTTGGATATACGAGGAGGATGGAGTGGTTGCCTGCTTTGGTTTGTTGACTTGATTGATATTAGAAATTTCACTGAAAATGGGCAAGAAATTTATATAAGGATGGCTGCATCAGAACTAG GCCAAACTCAGAGTACTAAATCCAATGGCAAGAAAAGAATGAGGATTGCAGTCATGTCTGTAATATCTGCAGCAGTGTTGATCTTCGGGCTAGCCCTGGTCATGTATTGTTGGAGGAAGACGTACCGTATAATGCCTG GATTGCTGAACTTTCTCCATGTAATCAGTTCTAATGTCAAAAATCTTAAGGAGGATCTAGAGTTACCATCTTTTGACTTATCCACAATTGCCTGTGCAACCGATAACTTTTCGCCAGAAAAGAAACTCGGAGAAGGTGGCTTTGGATCTGTCTATAAG GGTGTCTTCAAGAATGGACAAGAGTTTGCTGTGAAGAGGCTATCAAAGAGTTCTAGACAAGGACTTGATGAGTTCAAAAATGAAGTCATACACACTGCAAAACTTAAGCACAGGAACTTAGTGACACTTCTAGGATGCTGTATTGAAGCCGATGAAAAGTTATTGATCTATGAATTTATGCCTAACAAAAGCCTCGacttctttatttttg ATCAATGTCAAAGCATGTCACTTGATTGGCCTACTCGTTACCACATTATCAACGGGATAGCTCGTGGGCTCCTTTATCTCCATCAAGATTCAAGGCAAAGAATAATACACAGAGATATGAAAGCTGGTAATGTTCTATTAGACAATGAAATGAATCCGAAAATTTCAGACTTTGGCCTGGCTAGAGGTTTTGGAGAAAAGGAAGCCAGAGCTAGTACAAAGAAAGTGATTGGAACATA TGGTTACATGGCTCCAGAGTATGCAATTAATGGAGTCTACTCGACTAAATCTGATGTCTTTAGCTTTGGTGTACTGGTACTAGAGATACTGAGTGGGAAGAGAAACAGGGGATTCTGCCATCCAGATCACCAGCATAATCTCCTTGGACAT GCATGGAGACTATTTGTTGAAGGGAAAGCATTGGAGTTAATTGCATCACCAATTAGGGAAACCAGCAATCCTTGTGAAGTGCTACGGTCAATTCATGTAGGTCTGTTGTGCGTGCAACGAAGTGCACAAGACAGACCAAACATGTCTAAAGTGGTTCTGATGTTGGGTACTCAAGGTCCCTTGCCTCAGCCTACACAACCAGGTTTTTTCACCGAAAGGGATCTGGTTGAACCCAGTTCTTCATCAGGGCATCGCAAACTGGTGTTGTCTAATGATTTCACCATTACAGAAGTAGAAGCAAGATAA